A window from Zingiber officinale cultivar Zhangliang chromosome 7A, Zo_v1.1, whole genome shotgun sequence encodes these proteins:
- the LOC122002894 gene encoding uncharacterized protein LOC122002894 isoform X2 — MPTDDQLSRLIHELCSLLAGLMQAPQPALPPADAPPALMRRPPQRMSPAGFASLLLGASLALMLCGSVTFVIGFMLMPWVIGLVMVFYFAGMLSNLSGMGRAVFCPSSPKEMSVLFATSIFNFGRMSLSRRLTLFGG, encoded by the exons ATGCCCACCGACGACCAGCTGTCGCGGCTCATCCACGAGCTCTGCTCCCTCCTCGCTGGCCTCATGCAGGCGCCCCAGCCTGCACTGCCGCCCGCCGACGCGCCCCCGGCGCTGATGCGGCGCCCGCCGCAACGGATGTCGCCCGCGGGCTTCGCCTCGCTCCTCCTCGGCGCCTCGCTCGCGCTTATGCTCTGCGGCTCCGTCACTTTCGTCATCGGGTTCATGCTGATGCCCTGGGTGATCGGGCTCGTCATGGTCTTCTACTTCGCTGGGATGTTGTCGAATTTGTCCGGGATGGGGAGGGCCGTCTTTTGCCCCTCCAGCCCCAAGGAGATGTCAG TTTTGTTTGCTACATCTATCTTCAACTTTGGTAGAATGTCCTTATCCAGAAGGTTAACTCTTTTCGGTGGGTAG
- the LOC122002894 gene encoding uncharacterized protein LOC122002894 isoform X3 produces MPTDDQLSRLIHELCSLLAGLMQAPQPALPPADAPPALMRRPPQRMSPAGFASLLLGASLALMLCGSVTFVIGFMLMPWVIGLVMVFYFAGMLSNLSGMGRAVFCPSSPKEMSGYRYNKESLSVT; encoded by the coding sequence ATGCCCACCGACGACCAGCTGTCGCGGCTCATCCACGAGCTCTGCTCCCTCCTCGCTGGCCTCATGCAGGCGCCCCAGCCTGCACTGCCGCCCGCCGACGCGCCCCCGGCGCTGATGCGGCGCCCGCCGCAACGGATGTCGCCCGCGGGCTTCGCCTCGCTCCTCCTCGGCGCCTCGCTCGCGCTTATGCTCTGCGGCTCCGTCACTTTCGTCATCGGGTTCATGCTGATGCCCTGGGTGATCGGGCTCGTCATGGTCTTCTACTTCGCTGGGATGTTGTCGAATTTGTCCGGGATGGGGAGGGCCGTCTTTTGCCCCTCCAGCCCCAAGGAGATGTCAG